In Quercus lobata isolate SW786 chromosome 12, ValleyOak3.0 Primary Assembly, whole genome shotgun sequence, a genomic segment contains:
- the LOC115970209 gene encoding uncharacterized protein LOC115970209, with translation MERMEYQGGDSGKPLTPDHFDTACSLEKRHVPKIGGLEDFLAFGHLFSNGKNKSHTCFCVHKEDTLSTNTDDLIAFWAPFLLVHLGGPDTITAFALEDNELWLRHFISFIVQLAVTVYVFLLTLPENKLFIPTLYVFGAGIIKYLERTLALYLASLGRLRDSMLGQPDPGPNYAKLMAEYSSKKEAGLPIHIELTPEPDKESKLAANMKEGPLTDLEVVTYAYRYFQIFKGLIADLTFSRRERNKSRNFFQSRTAEDALKVIDLELKFIYEAFYTKMVVVHSVAWYIFRFISILFVLVAFGFFYSLDKHAFVDIDVKVTYTLLYGAIFLDLIALIMLFFSDWTVASIHTNWATWLFGKWYLKIAKGYLKVKELRWSAVSESEKIEVLNTRRLLRRNLVNECSCGDPIPTKKLPKKLWEFIFDDLLEKSKDAVGDAETTKRIHSTRGAYAIQEGIFEVEEQHQKTIKRITEDYIENVAYDVTLLLWHVATELCFQETQKNAGHGDEKDGNWLRNVATKLICCLKPQGETVLEGASVGEYCVYSKLLSDYMIYLFVKQPDMMPAVAGIGKLRYRDTCAEIVNFFSRRGIKKKVRKKPVTPSLAWIQKLDLFMSREIEANLYCLMHVCWPKN, from the exons ATGGAACGCATGGAATATCAGGGTGGTGATTCTGGTAAGCCTCTCACTCCAGACCATTTTGATACTGCTTGCTCCCTTGAGAAAAGGCACGTCCCAAAAATTGGTGGTCTT GAAGATTTTCTTGCTTTTGGACACTTGTTCTCCAACGGTAAGAACAAAAGCCATACTTGTTTTTGCGTACATAAGGAAGACACGTTGTCCACCAATACTGACGACCTTATTGCATTTTGGGCTCCCTTCCTTTTGGTACACCTGGGTGGACCAGACACTATAACTGCATTTGCCCTTGAGGATAATGAGCTCTGGCTTAGGCACTTCATCAGCTTCATAGTCCAACTTGCGGTGACTGTATACGTCTTCTTGCTCACACTTCCTGAAAACAAGCTATTCATCCCAACATTGTACGTGTTTGGGGCAGGAATCATCAAGTATCTTGAGCGAACACTTGCCTTGTATCTTGCAAGCTTGGGTAGGCTCCGAGATTCCATGCTTGGACAACCTGATCCGGGGCCCAACTATGCAAAGCTCATGGCGGAATATTCTTCAAAGAAAGAAGCTGGACTACCAATACATATAGAATTGACACCAGAGCCAGATAAAGAATCAAAGCTTGCAGCTAATATGAAAGAAGGACCATTAACCGATCTTGAAGTGGTGACATATGCTTACCGCTACTTCCAAATATTCAAGGGACTCATCGCTGACCTTACCTTCAGCCGCCGTGAGCGCAACAAAAGCCGAAATTTTTTCCAGTCGAGAACGGCAGAAGATGCGCTTAAAGTGATAGATTTAGAACTCAAGTTCATCTATGAAGCTTTCTATACCAAGATGGTGGTGGTGCATAGTGTGGCGTGGTACATATTCCGGTTTATATCCATTCTTTTCGTTTTGGTGGCCTTTGGATTCTTCTATTCCTTGGACAAGCATGCTTTCGTGGACATTGACGTCAAGGTCACCTACACTTTGCTTTATGGTGCCATATTCCTGGATCTAATTGCTCTCATCATGCTCTTTTTCTCTGATTGGACTGTTGCTTCTATCCATACAAATTGGGCCACTTGGCTATTTGGAAAGTGGTATTTGAAGATTGCCAAAGGATATCTTAAAGTAAAGGAGTTAAGGTGGAGTGCAGTCTCTGAATCTGAAAAGATTGAAGTATTGAATACGCGACGTTTGCTTCGCAG GAACCTTGTAAATGAATGCTCCTGTGGAGATCCAATTCCAACAAAGAAACTCCCTAAAAAGCTATGGGAATTTATCTTTGATGACTTGCTAGAGAAATCCAAAGACGCCGTAGGTGATGCAGAAACTACCAAGAGGATACACTCAACTAGAGGTGCTTATGCTATCCAAGAAGGCATTTTCGAAGTCGAAGAGCAGcatcaaaaaacaataaaaagaataaCAGAGGACTATATCGAAAATGTTGCCTATGATGTGACTCTTCTGTTGTGGCACGTTGCTACTGAACTCTGCTTtcaggaaacccaaaaaaatgctGGACATGGAGACGAAAAAGATGGCAATTGGTTGCGGAACGTTGCTACTAAACTGATCTGCTGTCTAAAACCCCAAGGCGAAACGGTCCTTGAAGGAGCCAGTGTTGGTGAGTACTGTGTTTATAGCAAGCTCCTCTCAGATTACATGATATATCTTTTTGTGAAGCAGCCTGACATGATGCCAGCGGTGGCTGGAATAGGGAAATTAAGATATAGGGATACCTGTGCCgaaattgtaaatttctttaGCAGAaggggcataaaaaaaaaagtccgaAAGAAGCCTGTGACGCCATCTTTGGCGTGGATACAGAAGTTAGACCTGTTTATGTCAAGGGAGATAGAAGCAAATCTGTACTGTTTGATGCATGTATGCTGGCCAAAGAACTGA
- the LOC115970208 gene encoding uncharacterized protein LOC115970208 yields MVRATDSPFTAAVLECPVPSKFRLPQLEPFDGLKDPQDHLNTFKMTLGLQQPPDEILCRSFPTTLKGAVREWLTKLPNSSIDNFDQLSSAFLRHFIGGQRPKRPIDYLLTIRQGEKETLRSYVKQFTWETLEVDEADDKVQLTTFKAGLRSRDLVASLAKNSPKTMAEMLLKAQKYMNAEDTLAAIKDAEKPGDKAKREDDRRGQKRDRPDRRNNDENRRKDDKNPRTIKDEHYLKWPRPLRSSPNVHDKNKYCRFHKDHGHHTEDCRDLKEQIEELIRKGKLQKYVKKGEYSKFGVDNKI; encoded by the exons ATGGTAAGGGCTACAGATTCACCCTTCACCGCCGCGGTACTTGAATGCCCTGTACCGTCAAAGTTTCGCTTACCTCAACTTGAGCCATTCGATGGACTAAAAGACCCACaggatcatcttaataccttCAAGATGACTCTAGGTCTTCAACAACCACCTGACGAGATACTGTGTCGTTCCTTCCCAacgactctcaaaggagctgtaAGAGAATGGCTTACGAAGTTGCCAAACTCGTCCATAGACAATTTCGATCAGTTAAGTAGTGCCTTCTTGCGCCATTTCATAGGGGGACAACGCCCAAAGAGGCCAATAGACTACTTACTCACCATAagacagggagagaaggaaACTCTGAGGTCGTATGTTAAACAATTCACCTGGGAGACTCTGGAGGtggacgaagctgatgacaaggtgcagctgacgaccttcaaagcagggTTGAGGTCCAGAGACCTCGTGGCCTCCCTCGCAAAAAACTCCCCAAAGACGATGGCGGAAATGCTCCTGAAggcacagaagtacatgaatgctgaagatACTTTAGCTGCCATAAAAGATGCCGAGAAGCCAGGAGACAAGGCCAAGAGGGAAGACGATCGtagggggcaaaagagagaTCGACCAGACCGTCGGAACAATGACGAGAACAGGAGGAAGGATGATAAAAATCCTCGGACG ATCAAGGATgagcattatctcaaatggccTAGGCCATTGCGCTCATCCCCCAATGTCCAtgacaagaacaagtattgcAGATTCCACAAAGATCATGGCCACCACACAGAGGATTGTAGAGACTTAAAGGAGCAAATAGAGGAGTTAATACGGAAAGGGAAGTTacagaaatatgtgaagaaaggagaatatagcAAGTTCGGGGTCGACAATAAAATCTAG